In Rhineura floridana isolate rRhiFlo1 chromosome 1, rRhiFlo1.hap2, whole genome shotgun sequence, the following proteins share a genomic window:
- the MAP1B gene encoding microtubule-associated protein 1B, which produces MATVVLEAESEPSCSLPNAVPPSPSLSHRFLDSKFYLLVVIGELVTEEHLRRAIANIERGIRSWDTNLIECNLDQELKLFVSRHSARFSPDVRGQKILHHRSDVLETVVLINPSDEAVSTEVRLMITDAARHKLLVLTGQSFENTGELILQSGSFSFQNFIEIFTDQEIGELLSTTHPANKASLTIFCPEEGDWKNSNLDRHNLQDFINIKLNSASILPEMEGLSEFTEYLSESVEVPSPFDILEPPTSGGFLKLSKPCCYIFPGGRGDSALFAVNGFNMLINGGSERKSCFWKLIRHLDRVDSILLTHIGDDNLPGINSMLQRKIAELEEEQSQGSTTNSDWMKNLISPDLGVVFLNVPESLGNPDPNFQLKRSVEEACFTLQYLNKLSVKPEPLFRNVANNTEPIILFQKMGVGKLEMYVLNPVKNSKEMQYFLHQWTGTSKDKAELVLPNGQETDIPVSYLTSISSLIVWHPANPAEKIIRVLFPGNSTQYSILDGLEKLKHLDFLKQPTVTQKDLTGNMVSSAVKQAKLKQRTDSKESLKPAAKSLSSKTIRKESREEVSDTGKSSPPEKHQKVESKEKPTVKKDKPAKAETRLSVTEKDLTAKEQQLVKSETTEKQAADVKPKVIKEKHVRKEVKVKSEEKQEEKEKPKKEVSKREEKILVKKEDKPKKVDIKKEVKKESKKESKKEAPPKETKKEEKRESKKEEKKEPKKLLKETKKTSASLPESKKTTTKPKPQKKEESVKKESGLLGKPKEKVKSKTLKKEIKVTETPAAVTALGAVAATVVAAGVAATGKELEAERSLMSSPEDLTRDFEQLKAEEVVVKETKPQIDIIEKEEKLTDIEQKENYEVQKEKTEGPADSPDEGITTTEPEGECEQTPEELEPVEKDRVDENEKFEDEGTGFEESSEAGDYEEKAETEEAEEEQVLNEEEEAPLSLKKQDLKYTIETVEIAKETPGPPEHEKIKDLRYNEKVEFRTEGEERDEENVDETIEKAETEETEEEAEEEDKTEDVRDEEEETEKIDAEEDYVMAVVDKAAEAGEIDDKYAMHITTPTKLSESHSPAKEPATSIHDETLPGGSESEATVSDEENREDQPEEFTATSGYTQSTIEISSEPTPMDEMSTPRDVMSDETNNEESESPSQEYVNITKYESAVYSQDFTRTKLSPFPDAFNGLSEGSKTDATEGKDYNVSASTISPPSSLEEDKFSKSSFHNLFCQRENEVKSTSKLEISEDLDEKPSPTKSLDESPIPLSPVAKTPLSERSVNFSLTPNEIKVTSEPAVLTAPSAKHETHEEHCPSPDDKTLEVVSPSQSAAGSAGHTPYYQSPTDERSNQLPSETPGKAGVPISFEVSDGKDYTIKHRISPMDEPVPDSESPFEKVLSPLRSPPLIGSESSYDEFLSADVKTPARETESPFEKKSEEDGSPLQKSPFSEVVSTSLFQKQQVESDVQLTPPKSDFILENKKDDLETSETQPALVLDERKLGEVSPTQVDISHFGCFKEDTKMSISEGTVSDKSATPVDEVVAEDTYSHIEGVASVSTASVATSSFPEPTTDDVSPSLHAEVGSPHSTEVDDSLSVSVVQTPTTFQETEMSPSKEECPRPMSISPPDFSPKTAKSRTPVQDHRSPEQSTMSVEFGQDSPEQSLAMDFSRQSPEHPMVGATLHHISENGPTEVDYSPTDMQEPSFTHKISPVEQACYGLEKDISEIVSVSQIEASPSSSSVHTPSQASSPLQEETMSGVTHPSDMPLHSAFPSEKVHSLEEKVSPKSDLSPLTPRESSPLYSPSFSDSPPVMKTTAASHSPPLSLHMSPDKSFGYHTSVAQDPLTKHSQELLGCTDQEDIEETTRSPEALKYSYNGTGRITRSPEAVSYSFNKTEKATGTPEAVDYSYVATGKTTRSPEADSYSHEIAEKATKSPEAFDYSYEKTTRSPESVTYSYETTGKKHVSPEAVGCTYETPSKTGKSPEIVSYSYEVTEKTTRSPDIASYHYEADKYFVSEKPEPRQDVDLCLVSSCEYKHPKTELSPSFINPNPLEWFTSEEQSQEQEKPLAQSGGAQPPSGGKQQARLCGETPPTSVSESAPSQTDSDVPPETEECPSITADANIDSEDESETIPTDKTITCEHIDPLPVPIQDRSPSPRHPDVSMVDPEALPVDQNLGKPLRKDLKEKTKTKKQGTKTKSSSPSKKSDSKSKQVASPKPAGLKESLDKVSRTASPKKKESVEKAAKNVSTPEIKSSRSEEKDKETKNAANSTTSKSAKTATAGPGNVKPTKSIAVPPGPPVYLDLVYIPNHSNSKNVDVEFFKRVRSSYYVVSGNDPAAEEPSRAVLDSLLEGKAQWGSNMQVTLIPTHDSEVMREWYQETHEKQQDLNIMVLASSSTVVMQDESFPACKIEL; this is translated from the exons GTCAGAAAATCCTTCACCACAGAAGTGATGTCTTAGAAACTGTAGTTCTGATTAACCCTTCTGACGAAGCTGTTAGCACTGAG GTGCGTTTAATGATCACAGATGCTGCAAGACACAAACTCCTGGTATTAACTGGACAAAGCTTTGAAAATACAGGCGAGCTCATTCTTCAGTCAGGATCTTTCTCATTTCAGAATTTTATTGAGATCTTCACTGATCAAGAG ATTGGAGAATTACTGAGCACTACTCATCCTGCCAACAAAGCCAGCTTAACAATTTTTTGCCCTGAGGAAGGGGACTGGAAGAATTCAAACCTTGACAGACACAACCTTCAAGATTTCATCAACATTAAACTCAACTCTGCCTCTATCCTGCCTGAAATGGAAGGACTTTCTGAatttacagagtacctgtcagAATCAGTTGAAGTGCCCTCACCTTTTGATATCTTGGAGCCACCAACGTCAGGAGGTTTTCTGAAGCTTTCAAAACCTTGCTGTTATATTTTTCCAGGTGGAAGAGGAGATTCTGCATTGTTTGCTGTTAATGGATTCAACATGCTTATCAATGGGGGGTCAGAAAGAAAATCTTGTTTCTGGAAACTCATCCGGCATTTGGACAGAGTGGATTCAATTCTGCTCACCCACATTGGAGATGATAATCTGCCAGGGATTAATAGCATGCTGCAACGGAAAATAGCTGAATTAGAAGAGGAGCAGTCTCAAGGTTCTACTACCAACAGCGACTGGATGAAAAATCTAATTTCACCTGATTTAGGAGTTGTATTTCTTAATGTCCCTGAAAGTCTAGGAAACCCCGATCCTAATTTTCAGTTAAAAAGAAGTGTAGAGGAGGCTTGCTTTACCCTGCAGTATTTAAATAAGCTGTCTGTGAAACCAGAACCTCTTTTTAGAAATGTGGCAAACAACACTGAACCCATTATCCTTTTTCAAAAAATGGGAGTAGGAAAGCTTGAAATGTACGTGCTCAACCCAgtcaaaaacagcaaagagatgCAATATTTTTTGCATCAGTGGACAGGTACAAGCAAAGATAAAGCTGAACTGGTACTACCAAATGGCCAAGAGACAGACATCCCAGTTTCCTATTTGACTTCAATCTCATCGTTGATTGTATGGCATCCGGCAAACCCTGCTGAAAAAATAATCAGAGTTCTTTTCCCAGGAAACAGTACCCAATATAGCATACTAGATGGACTAGAGAAACTCAAACATTTAGACTTTCTTAAGCAGCCAACAGTTACACAAAAAGACCTAACTGGTAACATGGTGAGTTCAGCAGTAAAACAAGCAAAACTTAAACAGCGAACAGATAGTAAGGAAAGTCTCAAGCCAGCTGCAAAGTCTTTGTCTAGCAAGACCATCAGAAAAGAATCAAGAGAGGAGGTATCTGACACTGGGAAGTCTAGCCCACCTGAAAAGCATCAAAAAGTAGAAAGTAAAGAAAAACCAACCGTAAAAAAGGATAAGCCAGCAAAAGCTGAGACTAGGCTTTCTGTGACAGAAAAAGATCTAACagctaaggaacagcagcttgtGAAATCTGAAACAACTGAAAAACAAGCAGCAGATGTCAAACCAAAAGTAATAAAGGAGAAGCATGTGAGAAAGGAAGTGAAAGTAAAATCTGAGGAAAAGCAAGAGGAGAAAGAAAAACCAAAAAAAGAGGTGTCTAAGAGAGAAGAGAAAATCCTGGTTAAGAAAGAGGACAAGCCGAAAAAGGTAGATATCAAGAAAGAAGTGAAAAAAGAATCTAAAAAAGAATCAAAGAAAGAAGCTCCCCCAAAAGaaactaaaaaagaagagaagagggaaagtaaaaaggaagaaaagaaagagcCCAAGAAGCTTcttaaagaaacaaagaaaacttCTGCCTCTTTGCCTGAGTCAAAAAAGACTACAACAAAGCCTAAGCCACAAAAGAAGGAAGAATCTGTTAAAAAagaaagtgggcttcttgggaaACCAAAGGAAAAAGTTAAAAGTAAGACGCTGAAGAAAGAGATCAAGGTTACCGAAACGCCTGCTGCAGTGACTGCTTTGGGAGCCGTTGCTGCAACTGTAGTGGCTGCAGGTGTTGCAGCCACTGGAAAAGAACTGGAAGCTGAGAGATCCCTTATGTCTTCACCAGAAGATTTAACAAGAGACTTTGAACAATTAAAAGCTGAAGAAGTTGTAGTAAAGGAAACAAAGCCTCAAATAGAtataatagaaaaagaagaaaagttaacTGATATAGAACAAAAGGAGAATTACGAAGttcagaaagaaaaaacagaagggcCTGCTGATTCTCCTGATGAAGGCATAACTACTACTGAACCTGAGGGAGAATGTGAGCAAACTCCTGAAGAACTGGAGCCTGTAGAAAAGGACAGGGTTGATGAAAATGAAAAGTTTGAGGATGAAGGAACAGGTTTTGAGGAATCTTCTGAGGCAGGTGATTATGAAGAAAAGGCTGAGACAGAGGAGGCTGAAGAAGAACAAGTTCTCAATGAGGAAGAAGAGGCACCACTCAGCCTCAAAAAGCAAGACCTGAAGTATACAATAGAAACTGTAGAGATTGCAAAAGAAACACCTGGACCACCTGAGCatgaaaaaataaaagatttaagaTACAATGAAAAAGTAGAGTTTAGAACAGAGGGTGAAGAACGAGATGAAGAAAATGTAGATGAAACCATTGAAAAGGCAGAAACAGaagagactgaggaggaagctgagGAGGAAGACAAAACTGAGGATGTCAGAGATGAAGAAGAGGAAACTGAAAAAATAGATGCTGAAGAGGATTATGTTATGGCTGTTGTGGACAAAGCAGCAGAGGCTGGTGAGATTGATGATAAATATGCCATGCATATAACCACTCCAACTAAGCTGTCAGAATCTCACTCTCCAGCTAAGGAACCAGCAACTTCAATCCATGATGAAACTTTACCTGGTGGTTCAGAAAGTGAAGCAACTGTTTCAGATGAAGAAAACAGAGAAGACCAGCCTGAGGAATTCACCGCTACTTCAGGCTATACCCAGTCCACCATCGAAATATCCAGTGAGCCAACTCCAATGGATGAAATGTCAACTCCGAGGGATGTGATGAGTGATGAAACTAATAATGAAGAAAGTGAATCCCCTTCCCAAGAATATGTTAACATTACTAAGTATGAATCAGCAGTGTACTCGCAAGATTTTACTAGGACTAAACTTTCTCCCTTTCCTGATGCTTTCAATGGGTTATCTGAAGGATCTAAAACAGATGCCACTGAAGGCAAAGACTATAATGTTTCAGCTTCTACAATTTCACCACCTTCTTCCTTAGAGGAAGACAAATTCAGCAAATCTTCCTTCCACAATTTGTTCTGCCAGCGAGAAAATGAAGTCAAAAGTACTAGTAAATTAGAAATTTCAGAAGATTTGGATGAGAAACCTAGCCCAACTAAGAGTCTAGATGAAAGTCCAATCCCTCTGTCACCTGTTGCTAAAACACCTCTAAGCGAACGCAGTGTGAATTTTTCCCTTACTCCCAATGAGATTAAAGTTACATCTGAACCTGCAGTTCTCACAGCACCCTCTGCAAAACATGAAACCCATGAAGAGCACTGTCCTAGCCCTGATGATAAAACACTAGAAGTGGTGTCCCCTTCACAATCAGCTGCTGGTAGTGCCGGACACACACCTTATTATCAGTCTCCCACAGATGAAAGATCAAATCAGCTTCCTTCTGAGACACCTGGAAAAGCAGGTGTTCCAATCAGCTTTGAAGTTAGTGATGGCAAAGATTATACTATAAAACACAGAATAAGCCCAATGGATGAACCAGTGCCTGACTCCGAATCGCCTTTTGAAAAAGTGCTCTCACCTTTACGAAGCCCACCACTGATAGGTTCAGAGTCTTCCTATGATGAATTTTTGAGTGCTGATGTAAAAACTCCTGCTAGGGAAACTGAGAGTCCATTTGAAAAGAAAAGTGAAGAAGATGGTTCTCCTTTACAGAAGAGTCCATTTTCTGAAGTTGTTTCTACGAGCCTTTTCCAAAAACAGCAAGTTGAAAGTGATGTACAGCTTACACCACCAAAATCGGACTTTATCCTAGAAAACAAAAAGGATGACTTAGAAACTTCAGAAACTCAGCCTGCATTGGTTTTGGATGAAAGGAAACTAGGAGAGGTTTCTCCTACACAGGTAGATATTAGTCATTTTGGTTGCTTCAAAGAAGACACCAAGATGTCAATTTCCGAAGGTACAGTCTCTGATAAATCTGCAACACCTGTGGATGAAGTTGTAGCAGAAGACACTTACTCACATATTGAAGGAGTTGCCTCTGTTTCCACAGCATCTGTTGCTACTAGTTCATTCCCAGAACCAACTACTGATGACGTATCTCCTTCACTGCATGCCGAGGTTGGATCCCCTCATTCTACTGAAGTAGATGATTCTCTTTCTGTATCTGTTGTACAAACACCAACAACATTTCAGGAAACAGAAATGTCTCCATCTAAAGAAGAGTGCCCAAGACCTATGTCCATTTCTCCCCCAGATTTCTCCCCTAAAACAGCGAAATCAAGGACGCCTGTTCAAGATCATAGGTCTCCTGAACAATCAACTATGTCAGTAGAATTTGGACAAGATTCACCTGAGCAGTCTTTGGCAATGGACTTCAGCAGACAGTCTCCTGAACATCCCATGGTAGGTGCTACTCTGCACCATATATCTGAAAATGGTCCAACTGAAGTTGATTATAGCCCTACAGACATGCAGGAACCCTCTTTTACACATAAAATATCACCAGTGGAGCAAGCTTGTTATGGCCTTGAAAAGGATATTTCGGAGATTGTTTCAGTATCTCAGATAGAGGCTTCACCTTCTTCTTCCTCTGTTCATACACCATCACAGGCAAGTTCTCCACTACAAGAAGAAACTATGTCTGGTGTTACTCATCCTAGTGATATGCCATTACATTCTGCATTCCCATCAGAAAAAGTGCACAGCCTGGAAGAAAAAGTTTCACCAAAGTCTGATTTATCTCCATTAACCCCACGAGAGTCATCTCCGTTATACTCACCAAGTTTTTCAGATTCGCCTCCTGTGATGAAAACAACTGCTGCTTCCCATTCACCTCCATTATCATTGCACATGTCCCCAGACAAATCATTTGGCTATCATACCTCAGTAGCTCAAGACCCTCTAACAAAACATAGCCAAGAGCTTTTAGGCTGTACAGATCAGGAAGACATTGAGGAAACAACCAGATCACCTGAAGCTCTTAAATATTCTTATAATGGAACTGGAAGAATCACCAGATCGCCTGAGGCTGTTAGTTATTCTTTCAATAAAACAGAGAAAGCCACTGGAACCCCTGAAGCTGTTGATTATTCCTATGTTGCAACAGGGAAAACTACCAGATCACCTGAGGCAGATAGTTACTCCCATGAAATAGCAGAAAAAGCCACCAAGTCTCCAGAAGCATTTGATTATTCCTATGAAAAAACCACTAGATCACCTGAATCTGTCACCTACTCTTATGAGACCACTGGAAAAAAACATGTATCTCCTGAGGCAGTTGGCTGCACTTATGAGACTCCTTCAAAAACTGGCAAATCACCTGAGATTGTCAGTTACTCTTATGAAGTGACTGAGAAAACTACAAGATCACCTGACATTGCTAGCTACCACTATGAGGCTGATAAGTACTTTGTTTCAGAAAAACCAGAACCCCGTCAAGATGTTGATTTATGCCTTGTTTCTTCTTGTGAATACAAGCATCCCAAAACAGAACTTTCTCCTTCCTTTATCAATCCTAATCCCTTAGAATGGTTCACTAGTGAAGAACAGTCTCAAGAACAAGAGAAGCCATTGGCTCAGTCTGGGGGAGCACAGCCACCCTCAGGGGGAAAACAGCAAGCACGCCTATGTGGTGAAACTCCGCCAACCTCCGTAAGTGAATCTGCGCCATCACAGACTGACTCAGACGTGCCTCCTGAAACAGAAGAGTGTCCTTCTATTACAGCAGATGCTAACATTGATTCGGAAGATGAATCTGAAACTATTCCCACAGATAAAACCATTACATGTGAGCACATCGACCCTCTGCCAGTCCCAATACAAGATCGAAGCCCTTCACCTAGGCACCCTGATGTCTCAATGGTAGATCCAGAAGCCTTGCCTGTTGATCAGAACTTAGGCAAACCTTTGAGGAAGGATCTCAAAGAAAAGACAAAGACAAAAAAGCAGGGCACCAAGACCAAATCTTCCTCTCCTTCCAAGAAGAGTGACAGCAAATCAAAACAGGTGGCTTCACCAAAGCCTGCTGGCTTGAAGGAATCATTGGATAAAGTTTCAAGAACAGCTTCTCCAAAGAAGAAGGAGTCCGTGGAAAAAGCTGCCAAAAATGTCTCTACTCCAGAGATAAAATCTTCCCGTAGTGAGGAGAAAGATAAGGAAACAAAGAATGCAGCCAACTCTACAACATCAAAATCAGCAAAGACTGCAACTGCAG